The following coding sequences lie in one Arachis ipaensis cultivar K30076 chromosome B03, Araip1.1, whole genome shotgun sequence genomic window:
- the LOC107630690 gene encoding uncharacterized protein At4g10930 isoform X1: protein MEMELEAEAEADFMTNDMLTLPHDPFDPNHIHDDDNLAIEGERCGICMDIVIDRGVLDCCQHWFCFVCIDNWATITNLCPLCQNEFQLITCVPVYDTIGGNKVEDDSFFRDDEWSIEGKNNTLSFPSYYIDENAVTCLDGDGCKVRSGLETIEGDSDLDTSIACDSCDTWYHAFCVGFDTEGTSESTWLCPRCVVGEVSKGRDTDSMESTMVECNPEHINNQCQAEDSFSRKVCVSVADAGETAVVVSMVDGHKWVPSASEKGLLPLELGRDQLTESCILDSDTTNQQKAMEKKIMSPIVKEQELELCLSHNVSGSLSSKSLEHNDPKESAHGARSGPSNLDETKLADESHVKTSPSRNESDMGLHLGLSVGSFLSVDNVDKDGIKDHTTGVKHLSPDECSMEGDVIENDVKKDNTSVTAGKRKHVDHSNDEGHFKVDGDVKPELPIEVSRKKIRAAGGQMTSINNSADAQLSDNGQKSSALNHSASKEVVRPTIMNIVKGTNRRLSKGPTGTNSSDNVSRKDENMAGLRVKKIMKRVADDGESSLIVQNLRKEIREAVRNKSSINFEENIDTKLLAAFRAAIAGPKTEPVNKLTPSALKAKKSMLQKGTVREHLTKKIFGTSNGKRKRAWDRDCEIEFWKYRCMRATRPEKIETLKSVLDLLRKNSESTQGPECQAKDTILSRLYLADTSVFPRKDDVKPLSVLKTDASSEQTKQNNPSGTDIKNLSCNARVCSSETKVDKIIHDSAGDNSASRKTSVSSSAGAKVNAKELGLKSDSTKSDKKKWALEFLAKKTAAESKRTANGSQEDNTIFKDKFPLLAQLPADMRPVLGPSCHNKIPISVRQTQLYRLTERLLRNTNLPVIRRTADTELAVADAINIEKEVADRSSSKLVYLNLCSQELRHRANNTKSNVAEDTNPPESSAKLPDQSEHNADDCSTDPAVEALKNAGLLSDSPPSSPHDNREIGNENDTSGPDNILELDSHPELDIYGDFEYDLEDEDYIGVSKVLNPKPEESESKVKLVFSTMNLKSDAALDDSDCKGSLNSEVLRDASGSTTSHIETVPRDSATDAEIGGPSASVSSELCESAVEPADSEFEELYGPDKEPLIKKFPDAEPRTTCGEGKKETPSEATDKSNVSETGKNSPGKEEKSDDMSAKQSECDSINHVTKKVEAYIKEHMRPLCKSGVITAEQYRWAVAKTTEKVMKYHCKAKNANFLIKEGEKVKKLAEQYAEAAQQNRKN, encoded by the exons ATGGAAATGGAATTGGAAGCTGAAGCTGAAGCTGATTTTATGACGAATGACATGCTCACACTCCCACACGATCCCTTTGATCCCAACCACATCCATGATGAT GATAATTTGGCTATTGAAGGCGAAAGATGTGGAATATGCATGGATATCGTCATTGATAGGGGAGTTCTCGATTGCTGTCAGCATTG GTTCTGTTTTGTATGCATTGATAACTGGGCTACAATCACTAATCTCTGCCCACTTTGCCAGAACGAGTTTCAGTTGATCACTTGTGTACCA GTTTATGATACCATTGGAGGCAATAAAGTTGAAGATGACTCATTCTTCAG AGATGACGAATGGTCCATTGAAGGGAAGAACAATACATTATCGTTTCCCTCCTACTACATTGATGAAAAT GCAGTTACTTGTTTGGATGGTGATGGCTGCAAAGTTCGAAGTGGATTGGAAACTATTGAAGGAGATTCTGATCTTGATACATCAATTGCATGTGATTCATGTGATACATG GTATCATGCCTTCTGTGTGGGATTTGATACAGAAGGTACATCTGAAAGTACATGGTTATGTCCAAG ATGCGTGGTCGGTGAAGTTTCTAAAGGAAGAGACACTGATTCAATGGAGAGCACGATGGTAGAATGTAACCCAGAGCATATTAACAATCAATGTCAGGCTGAGGATTCCTTTTCAAGAAAAGTTTGTGTGTCTGTTGCTGATGCGGGAGAGACAGCTGTTGTTGTTTCAATGGTTGATGGACATAAATGGGTTCCATCAGCAAGCGAGAAAGGCCTATTGCCTCTTGAACTTGGCAGGGATCAATTGACTGAATCATGTATATTAGATTCTGACACAACTAATCAGCAGAAAGCAATGGAGAAGAAGATTATGTCACCAATTGTGAAGGAACAAGAGCTGGAGTTGTGCTTATCACACAATGTATCTGGTAGCCTAAGTTCTAAATCCTTGGAGCATAATGATCCAAAGGAAAGTGCTCATGGAGCAAGGAGTGGACCAAGTAACCTTGATGAAACCAAGTTAGCTGATGAGTCCCATGTCAAAACTAGTCCTTCTAGAAATGAATCTGATATGGGTCTTCATCTTGGTTTATCAGTGGGCTCTTTCCTATCAG TTGATAATGTGGACAAGGATGGAATAAAAGATCACACAACTGGTGTCAAGCACCTGAGTCCAGATGAATGTTCTATGGAAG GAGATGTAATTGAAAACGATGTTAAGAAGGATAATACTAGTGTAACTGCTGGGAAGAGAAAGCATGTTGATCACAG CAATGATGAAGGTCATTTCAAAGTTGATGGGGATGTGAAGCCTGAACTTCCAATTGAAGTGTCTCGAAAGAAAATTAGAGCTGCTGGTGGTCAAATGACTAGTATTAATAACTCAGCTGATGCCCAGCTTTCAGACAATGGTCAAAAGAGCTCTGCTTTGAACCATTCTGCATCCAAGGAGGTTGTCAGACCAACTATAATGAATATAGTTAAAGGTACAAACCGTAGGCTTTCCAAGGGACCTACTGGCACTAATTCATCCGACAATGTGTCTAGAAAGGATGAAAATATGGCTGGATTGAGGGTAAAAAAGATCATGAAGAGAGTTGCTGATGATGGAGAATCATCCTTGATAGTTCAAAATCTAAGGAAGGAAATTAGAGAAGCTGTCCGTAACAAATCCTCTATAAACTTTGAGGAAAATATTGATACAAAGCTTCTTGCAGCATTCAGGGCTGCTATAGCTGGACCCAAAACTGAACCTGTAAATAAGTTAACCCCTTCAGCTTTAAAGGCAAAGAAGTCAATGTTGCAGAAAGGAACGGTACGTGAGCATCTTACAAAGAAAATTTTTGGGACTTcaaatggaaaaagaaagcgtGCATGGGATAGGGACTGTGAAATTGAGTTTTGGAAATATCGGTGCATGAGGGCTACAAGGCCTGaaaaaattgaaactttaaaaTCAGTTCTAGATCTACTAAGAAAAAATTCAGAGTCAACCCAGGGTCCTGAATGTCAGGCCAAGGATACTATTCTTTCCAGGTTGTATCTAGCAGATACATCTGTTTTCCCACGGAAAGATGATGTCAAGCCCCTCTCTGTACTTAAAACTGATGCTAGCTCAGAGCAGACTAAACAAAATAACCCGTCAGGAACAGATATAAAAAATCTTTCATGCAATGCCAGAGTTTGTTCATCTGAAACAAAAGTAGATAAGATTATACATGATTCAGCTGGTGATAATTCAGCTTCTCGTAAGACATCAGTTTCTTCTTCAGCTGGTGCCAAAGTTAATGCAAAAGAATTAGGACTTAAATCAGATTCTACGAAGAGTGATAAAAAGAAATGGGCCTTAGAGTTTCTTGCTAAGAAAACAGCTGCTGAGAGCAAAAGGACGGCAAATGGAAGTCAAGAAGACAATACAATTTTTAAAGATAAATTTCCTTTGCTT GCCCAACTACCGGCTGATATGAGACCAGTACTGGGACCTTCTTGTCACAATAAAATTCCAATATCAGTGAGGCAG ACACAGCTTTACCGCCTGACAGAGCGCTTGTTGAGGAACACAAATCTGCCAGTCATTCGCAGAACTGCAGATACAGAATTGGCTGTTGCAGATGCAATCAATATTGAAAAGGAGGTTGCTGACAGATCGAGCAGCAAGCTTGTGTATTTGAACCTCTGCTCACAAGAGCTCCGACATCGTGCAAATAACACAAAATCCAATGTAGCTGAAGATACAAATCCCCCGGAGTCATCTGCCAAGCTTCCTGATCAATCAGAACATAATGCTGATGATTGTTCAACTGACCCTGCTGTTGAAGCCTTGAAAAATGCTGGTCTATTGTCTGATTCACCGCCTAGCAGTCCACATGATAACAGAGAAATAGGTAATGAAAATGATACTTCAGGGCCTGATAATATACTTGAATTGGATTCTCATCCTGAGCTGGACATTTATGGTGATTTTGAGTATGATTTGGAAGATGAAGACTACATTGGGGTTTCAAAGGTCTTGAACCCAAAACCAGAGGAAAGTGAGTCGAAAGTGAAACTTGTTTTCTCCACCATGAACTTGAAGTCAGATGCAGCTTTGGATGACTCAGACTGTAAAGGGTCCCTTAACAGTGAAGTACTACGGGATGCCTCCGGCTCAACAACCTCTCACATCGAAACAGTCCCTAGGGACTCAGCAACTGATGCAGAGATTGGCGGGCcttctgcttctgtttcttcTGAGTTATGTGAGAGTGCTGTCGAGCCAGCTGATTCCGAATTTGAAGAATTATATGGCCCTGACAAAGAACCACTCATAAAAAAATTTCCAGATGCCGAACCAAGAACAACATGTGGAGAGGGCAAGAAAGAAACACCAAGTGAGGCCACTGACAAATCTAATGTATCTGAAACTGGTAAAAATTCCCCAGGGAAAGAAGAGAAATCTGATGATATGAGTGCGAAGCAGTCTGAGTGTGACTCGATAAACCATGTAACAAAGAAG GTAGAAGCCTATATCAAGGAACATATGAGGCCACTGTGCAAGAGTGGTGTGATCACAGCAGAACAATACAGGTGGGCAGTTGCAAAAACAACAGAGAAGGTTATGAAGTATCATTGCAAAGCAAAGAATGCTAATTTCCTCATAAAGGAAGGTGAGAAAGTAAAGAAGCTTGCAGAGCAGTATGCCGAAGCAGCCCAACAGAACCGAAAAAATTGA
- the LOC107630690 gene encoding uncharacterized protein At4g10930 isoform X2 — protein sequence MEMELEAEAEADFMTNDMLTLPHDPFDPNHIHDDDNLAIEGERCGICMDIVIDRGVLDCCQHWFCFVCIDNWATITNLCPLCQNEFQLITCVPVYDTIGGNKVEDDSFFRDDEWSIEGKNNTLSFPSYYIDENAVTCLDGDGCKVRSGLETIEGDSDLDTSIACDSCDTWYHAFCVGFDTEGTSESTWLCPRCVVGEVSKGRDTDSMESTMVECNPEHINNQCQAEDSFSRKVCVSVADAGETAVVVSMVDGHKWVPSASEKGLLPLELGRDQLTESCILDSDTTNQQKAMEKKIMSPIVKEQELELCLSHNVSGSLSSKSLEHNDPKESAHGARSGPSNLDETKLADESHVKTSPSRNESDMGLHLGLSVGSFLSVDNVDKDGIKDHTTGVKHLSPDECSMEGDVIENDVKKDNTSVTAGKRKHVDHSNDEGHFKVDGDVKPELPIEVSRKKIRAAGGQMTSINNSADAQLSDNGQKSSALNHSASKEVVRPTIMNIVKGTNRRLSKGPTGTNSSDNVSRKDENMAGLRVKKIMKRVADDGESSLIVQNLRKEIREAVRNKSSINFEENIDTKLLAAFRAAIAGPKTEPVNKLTPSALKAKKSMLQKGTVREHLTKKIFGTSNGKRKRAWDRDCEIEFWKYRCMRATRPEKIETLKSVLDLLRKNSESTQGPECQAKDTILSRLYLADTSVFPRKDDVKPLSVLKTDASSEQTKQNNPSGTDIKNLSCNARVCSSETKVDKIIHDSAGDNSASRKTSVSSSAGAKVNAKELGLKSDSTKSDKKKWALEFLAKKTAAESKRTANGSQEDNTIFKDKFPLLTQLYRLTERLLRNTNLPVIRRTADTELAVADAINIEKEVADRSSSKLVYLNLCSQELRHRANNTKSNVAEDTNPPESSAKLPDQSEHNADDCSTDPAVEALKNAGLLSDSPPSSPHDNREIGNENDTSGPDNILELDSHPELDIYGDFEYDLEDEDYIGVSKVLNPKPEESESKVKLVFSTMNLKSDAALDDSDCKGSLNSEVLRDASGSTTSHIETVPRDSATDAEIGGPSASVSSELCESAVEPADSEFEELYGPDKEPLIKKFPDAEPRTTCGEGKKETPSEATDKSNVSETGKNSPGKEEKSDDMSAKQSECDSINHVTKKVEAYIKEHMRPLCKSGVITAEQYRWAVAKTTEKVMKYHCKAKNANFLIKEGEKVKKLAEQYAEAAQQNRKN from the exons ATGGAAATGGAATTGGAAGCTGAAGCTGAAGCTGATTTTATGACGAATGACATGCTCACACTCCCACACGATCCCTTTGATCCCAACCACATCCATGATGAT GATAATTTGGCTATTGAAGGCGAAAGATGTGGAATATGCATGGATATCGTCATTGATAGGGGAGTTCTCGATTGCTGTCAGCATTG GTTCTGTTTTGTATGCATTGATAACTGGGCTACAATCACTAATCTCTGCCCACTTTGCCAGAACGAGTTTCAGTTGATCACTTGTGTACCA GTTTATGATACCATTGGAGGCAATAAAGTTGAAGATGACTCATTCTTCAG AGATGACGAATGGTCCATTGAAGGGAAGAACAATACATTATCGTTTCCCTCCTACTACATTGATGAAAAT GCAGTTACTTGTTTGGATGGTGATGGCTGCAAAGTTCGAAGTGGATTGGAAACTATTGAAGGAGATTCTGATCTTGATACATCAATTGCATGTGATTCATGTGATACATG GTATCATGCCTTCTGTGTGGGATTTGATACAGAAGGTACATCTGAAAGTACATGGTTATGTCCAAG ATGCGTGGTCGGTGAAGTTTCTAAAGGAAGAGACACTGATTCAATGGAGAGCACGATGGTAGAATGTAACCCAGAGCATATTAACAATCAATGTCAGGCTGAGGATTCCTTTTCAAGAAAAGTTTGTGTGTCTGTTGCTGATGCGGGAGAGACAGCTGTTGTTGTTTCAATGGTTGATGGACATAAATGGGTTCCATCAGCAAGCGAGAAAGGCCTATTGCCTCTTGAACTTGGCAGGGATCAATTGACTGAATCATGTATATTAGATTCTGACACAACTAATCAGCAGAAAGCAATGGAGAAGAAGATTATGTCACCAATTGTGAAGGAACAAGAGCTGGAGTTGTGCTTATCACACAATGTATCTGGTAGCCTAAGTTCTAAATCCTTGGAGCATAATGATCCAAAGGAAAGTGCTCATGGAGCAAGGAGTGGACCAAGTAACCTTGATGAAACCAAGTTAGCTGATGAGTCCCATGTCAAAACTAGTCCTTCTAGAAATGAATCTGATATGGGTCTTCATCTTGGTTTATCAGTGGGCTCTTTCCTATCAG TTGATAATGTGGACAAGGATGGAATAAAAGATCACACAACTGGTGTCAAGCACCTGAGTCCAGATGAATGTTCTATGGAAG GAGATGTAATTGAAAACGATGTTAAGAAGGATAATACTAGTGTAACTGCTGGGAAGAGAAAGCATGTTGATCACAG CAATGATGAAGGTCATTTCAAAGTTGATGGGGATGTGAAGCCTGAACTTCCAATTGAAGTGTCTCGAAAGAAAATTAGAGCTGCTGGTGGTCAAATGACTAGTATTAATAACTCAGCTGATGCCCAGCTTTCAGACAATGGTCAAAAGAGCTCTGCTTTGAACCATTCTGCATCCAAGGAGGTTGTCAGACCAACTATAATGAATATAGTTAAAGGTACAAACCGTAGGCTTTCCAAGGGACCTACTGGCACTAATTCATCCGACAATGTGTCTAGAAAGGATGAAAATATGGCTGGATTGAGGGTAAAAAAGATCATGAAGAGAGTTGCTGATGATGGAGAATCATCCTTGATAGTTCAAAATCTAAGGAAGGAAATTAGAGAAGCTGTCCGTAACAAATCCTCTATAAACTTTGAGGAAAATATTGATACAAAGCTTCTTGCAGCATTCAGGGCTGCTATAGCTGGACCCAAAACTGAACCTGTAAATAAGTTAACCCCTTCAGCTTTAAAGGCAAAGAAGTCAATGTTGCAGAAAGGAACGGTACGTGAGCATCTTACAAAGAAAATTTTTGGGACTTcaaatggaaaaagaaagcgtGCATGGGATAGGGACTGTGAAATTGAGTTTTGGAAATATCGGTGCATGAGGGCTACAAGGCCTGaaaaaattgaaactttaaaaTCAGTTCTAGATCTACTAAGAAAAAATTCAGAGTCAACCCAGGGTCCTGAATGTCAGGCCAAGGATACTATTCTTTCCAGGTTGTATCTAGCAGATACATCTGTTTTCCCACGGAAAGATGATGTCAAGCCCCTCTCTGTACTTAAAACTGATGCTAGCTCAGAGCAGACTAAACAAAATAACCCGTCAGGAACAGATATAAAAAATCTTTCATGCAATGCCAGAGTTTGTTCATCTGAAACAAAAGTAGATAAGATTATACATGATTCAGCTGGTGATAATTCAGCTTCTCGTAAGACATCAGTTTCTTCTTCAGCTGGTGCCAAAGTTAATGCAAAAGAATTAGGACTTAAATCAGATTCTACGAAGAGTGATAAAAAGAAATGGGCCTTAGAGTTTCTTGCTAAGAAAACAGCTGCTGAGAGCAAAAGGACGGCAAATGGAAGTCAAGAAGACAATACAATTTTTAAAGATAAATTTCCTTTGCTT ACACAGCTTTACCGCCTGACAGAGCGCTTGTTGAGGAACACAAATCTGCCAGTCATTCGCAGAACTGCAGATACAGAATTGGCTGTTGCAGATGCAATCAATATTGAAAAGGAGGTTGCTGACAGATCGAGCAGCAAGCTTGTGTATTTGAACCTCTGCTCACAAGAGCTCCGACATCGTGCAAATAACACAAAATCCAATGTAGCTGAAGATACAAATCCCCCGGAGTCATCTGCCAAGCTTCCTGATCAATCAGAACATAATGCTGATGATTGTTCAACTGACCCTGCTGTTGAAGCCTTGAAAAATGCTGGTCTATTGTCTGATTCACCGCCTAGCAGTCCACATGATAACAGAGAAATAGGTAATGAAAATGATACTTCAGGGCCTGATAATATACTTGAATTGGATTCTCATCCTGAGCTGGACATTTATGGTGATTTTGAGTATGATTTGGAAGATGAAGACTACATTGGGGTTTCAAAGGTCTTGAACCCAAAACCAGAGGAAAGTGAGTCGAAAGTGAAACTTGTTTTCTCCACCATGAACTTGAAGTCAGATGCAGCTTTGGATGACTCAGACTGTAAAGGGTCCCTTAACAGTGAAGTACTACGGGATGCCTCCGGCTCAACAACCTCTCACATCGAAACAGTCCCTAGGGACTCAGCAACTGATGCAGAGATTGGCGGGCcttctgcttctgtttcttcTGAGTTATGTGAGAGTGCTGTCGAGCCAGCTGATTCCGAATTTGAAGAATTATATGGCCCTGACAAAGAACCACTCATAAAAAAATTTCCAGATGCCGAACCAAGAACAACATGTGGAGAGGGCAAGAAAGAAACACCAAGTGAGGCCACTGACAAATCTAATGTATCTGAAACTGGTAAAAATTCCCCAGGGAAAGAAGAGAAATCTGATGATATGAGTGCGAAGCAGTCTGAGTGTGACTCGATAAACCATGTAACAAAGAAG GTAGAAGCCTATATCAAGGAACATATGAGGCCACTGTGCAAGAGTGGTGTGATCACAGCAGAACAATACAGGTGGGCAGTTGCAAAAACAACAGAGAAGGTTATGAAGTATCATTGCAAAGCAAAGAATGCTAATTTCCTCATAAAGGAAGGTGAGAAAGTAAAGAAGCTTGCAGAGCAGTATGCCGAAGCAGCCCAACAGAACCGAAAAAATTGA
- the LOC107630690 gene encoding uncharacterized protein At4g10930 isoform X3 has product MDIVIDRGVLDCCQHWFCFVCIDNWATITNLCPLCQNEFQLITCVPVYDTIGGNKVEDDSFFRDDEWSIEGKNNTLSFPSYYIDENAVTCLDGDGCKVRSGLETIEGDSDLDTSIACDSCDTWYHAFCVGFDTEGTSESTWLCPRCVVGEVSKGRDTDSMESTMVECNPEHINNQCQAEDSFSRKVCVSVADAGETAVVVSMVDGHKWVPSASEKGLLPLELGRDQLTESCILDSDTTNQQKAMEKKIMSPIVKEQELELCLSHNVSGSLSSKSLEHNDPKESAHGARSGPSNLDETKLADESHVKTSPSRNESDMGLHLGLSVGSFLSVDNVDKDGIKDHTTGVKHLSPDECSMEGDVIENDVKKDNTSVTAGKRKHVDHSNDEGHFKVDGDVKPELPIEVSRKKIRAAGGQMTSINNSADAQLSDNGQKSSALNHSASKEVVRPTIMNIVKGTNRRLSKGPTGTNSSDNVSRKDENMAGLRVKKIMKRVADDGESSLIVQNLRKEIREAVRNKSSINFEENIDTKLLAAFRAAIAGPKTEPVNKLTPSALKAKKSMLQKGTVREHLTKKIFGTSNGKRKRAWDRDCEIEFWKYRCMRATRPEKIETLKSVLDLLRKNSESTQGPECQAKDTILSRLYLADTSVFPRKDDVKPLSVLKTDASSEQTKQNNPSGTDIKNLSCNARVCSSETKVDKIIHDSAGDNSASRKTSVSSSAGAKVNAKELGLKSDSTKSDKKKWALEFLAKKTAAESKRTANGSQEDNTIFKDKFPLLAQLPADMRPVLGPSCHNKIPISVRQTQLYRLTERLLRNTNLPVIRRTADTELAVADAINIEKEVADRSSSKLVYLNLCSQELRHRANNTKSNVAEDTNPPESSAKLPDQSEHNADDCSTDPAVEALKNAGLLSDSPPSSPHDNREIGNENDTSGPDNILELDSHPELDIYGDFEYDLEDEDYIGVSKVLNPKPEESESKVKLVFSTMNLKSDAALDDSDCKGSLNSEVLRDASGSTTSHIETVPRDSATDAEIGGPSASVSSELCESAVEPADSEFEELYGPDKEPLIKKFPDAEPRTTCGEGKKETPSEATDKSNVSETGKNSPGKEEKSDDMSAKQSECDSINHVTKKVEAYIKEHMRPLCKSGVITAEQYRWAVAKTTEKVMKYHCKAKNANFLIKEGEKVKKLAEQYAEAAQQNRKN; this is encoded by the exons ATGGATATCGTCATTGATAGGGGAGTTCTCGATTGCTGTCAGCATTG GTTCTGTTTTGTATGCATTGATAACTGGGCTACAATCACTAATCTCTGCCCACTTTGCCAGAACGAGTTTCAGTTGATCACTTGTGTACCA GTTTATGATACCATTGGAGGCAATAAAGTTGAAGATGACTCATTCTTCAG AGATGACGAATGGTCCATTGAAGGGAAGAACAATACATTATCGTTTCCCTCCTACTACATTGATGAAAAT GCAGTTACTTGTTTGGATGGTGATGGCTGCAAAGTTCGAAGTGGATTGGAAACTATTGAAGGAGATTCTGATCTTGATACATCAATTGCATGTGATTCATGTGATACATG GTATCATGCCTTCTGTGTGGGATTTGATACAGAAGGTACATCTGAAAGTACATGGTTATGTCCAAG ATGCGTGGTCGGTGAAGTTTCTAAAGGAAGAGACACTGATTCAATGGAGAGCACGATGGTAGAATGTAACCCAGAGCATATTAACAATCAATGTCAGGCTGAGGATTCCTTTTCAAGAAAAGTTTGTGTGTCTGTTGCTGATGCGGGAGAGACAGCTGTTGTTGTTTCAATGGTTGATGGACATAAATGGGTTCCATCAGCAAGCGAGAAAGGCCTATTGCCTCTTGAACTTGGCAGGGATCAATTGACTGAATCATGTATATTAGATTCTGACACAACTAATCAGCAGAAAGCAATGGAGAAGAAGATTATGTCACCAATTGTGAAGGAACAAGAGCTGGAGTTGTGCTTATCACACAATGTATCTGGTAGCCTAAGTTCTAAATCCTTGGAGCATAATGATCCAAAGGAAAGTGCTCATGGAGCAAGGAGTGGACCAAGTAACCTTGATGAAACCAAGTTAGCTGATGAGTCCCATGTCAAAACTAGTCCTTCTAGAAATGAATCTGATATGGGTCTTCATCTTGGTTTATCAGTGGGCTCTTTCCTATCAG TTGATAATGTGGACAAGGATGGAATAAAAGATCACACAACTGGTGTCAAGCACCTGAGTCCAGATGAATGTTCTATGGAAG GAGATGTAATTGAAAACGATGTTAAGAAGGATAATACTAGTGTAACTGCTGGGAAGAGAAAGCATGTTGATCACAG CAATGATGAAGGTCATTTCAAAGTTGATGGGGATGTGAAGCCTGAACTTCCAATTGAAGTGTCTCGAAAGAAAATTAGAGCTGCTGGTGGTCAAATGACTAGTATTAATAACTCAGCTGATGCCCAGCTTTCAGACAATGGTCAAAAGAGCTCTGCTTTGAACCATTCTGCATCCAAGGAGGTTGTCAGACCAACTATAATGAATATAGTTAAAGGTACAAACCGTAGGCTTTCCAAGGGACCTACTGGCACTAATTCATCCGACAATGTGTCTAGAAAGGATGAAAATATGGCTGGATTGAGGGTAAAAAAGATCATGAAGAGAGTTGCTGATGATGGAGAATCATCCTTGATAGTTCAAAATCTAAGGAAGGAAATTAGAGAAGCTGTCCGTAACAAATCCTCTATAAACTTTGAGGAAAATATTGATACAAAGCTTCTTGCAGCATTCAGGGCTGCTATAGCTGGACCCAAAACTGAACCTGTAAATAAGTTAACCCCTTCAGCTTTAAAGGCAAAGAAGTCAATGTTGCAGAAAGGAACGGTACGTGAGCATCTTACAAAGAAAATTTTTGGGACTTcaaatggaaaaagaaagcgtGCATGGGATAGGGACTGTGAAATTGAGTTTTGGAAATATCGGTGCATGAGGGCTACAAGGCCTGaaaaaattgaaactttaaaaTCAGTTCTAGATCTACTAAGAAAAAATTCAGAGTCAACCCAGGGTCCTGAATGTCAGGCCAAGGATACTATTCTTTCCAGGTTGTATCTAGCAGATACATCTGTTTTCCCACGGAAAGATGATGTCAAGCCCCTCTCTGTACTTAAAACTGATGCTAGCTCAGAGCAGACTAAACAAAATAACCCGTCAGGAACAGATATAAAAAATCTTTCATGCAATGCCAGAGTTTGTTCATCTGAAACAAAAGTAGATAAGATTATACATGATTCAGCTGGTGATAATTCAGCTTCTCGTAAGACATCAGTTTCTTCTTCAGCTGGTGCCAAAGTTAATGCAAAAGAATTAGGACTTAAATCAGATTCTACGAAGAGTGATAAAAAGAAATGGGCCTTAGAGTTTCTTGCTAAGAAAACAGCTGCTGAGAGCAAAAGGACGGCAAATGGAAGTCAAGAAGACAATACAATTTTTAAAGATAAATTTCCTTTGCTT GCCCAACTACCGGCTGATATGAGACCAGTACTGGGACCTTCTTGTCACAATAAAATTCCAATATCAGTGAGGCAG ACACAGCTTTACCGCCTGACAGAGCGCTTGTTGAGGAACACAAATCTGCCAGTCATTCGCAGAACTGCAGATACAGAATTGGCTGTTGCAGATGCAATCAATATTGAAAAGGAGGTTGCTGACAGATCGAGCAGCAAGCTTGTGTATTTGAACCTCTGCTCACAAGAGCTCCGACATCGTGCAAATAACACAAAATCCAATGTAGCTGAAGATACAAATCCCCCGGAGTCATCTGCCAAGCTTCCTGATCAATCAGAACATAATGCTGATGATTGTTCAACTGACCCTGCTGTTGAAGCCTTGAAAAATGCTGGTCTATTGTCTGATTCACCGCCTAGCAGTCCACATGATAACAGAGAAATAGGTAATGAAAATGATACTTCAGGGCCTGATAATATACTTGAATTGGATTCTCATCCTGAGCTGGACATTTATGGTGATTTTGAGTATGATTTGGAAGATGAAGACTACATTGGGGTTTCAAAGGTCTTGAACCCAAAACCAGAGGAAAGTGAGTCGAAAGTGAAACTTGTTTTCTCCACCATGAACTTGAAGTCAGATGCAGCTTTGGATGACTCAGACTGTAAAGGGTCCCTTAACAGTGAAGTACTACGGGATGCCTCCGGCTCAACAACCTCTCACATCGAAACAGTCCCTAGGGACTCAGCAACTGATGCAGAGATTGGCGGGCcttctgcttctgtttcttcTGAGTTATGTGAGAGTGCTGTCGAGCCAGCTGATTCCGAATTTGAAGAATTATATGGCCCTGACAAAGAACCACTCATAAAAAAATTTCCAGATGCCGAACCAAGAACAACATGTGGAGAGGGCAAGAAAGAAACACCAAGTGAGGCCACTGACAAATCTAATGTATCTGAAACTGGTAAAAATTCCCCAGGGAAAGAAGAGAAATCTGATGATATGAGTGCGAAGCAGTCTGAGTGTGACTCGATAAACCATGTAACAAAGAAG GTAGAAGCCTATATCAAGGAACATATGAGGCCACTGTGCAAGAGTGGTGTGATCACAGCAGAACAATACAGGTGGGCAGTTGCAAAAACAACAGAGAAGGTTATGAAGTATCATTGCAAAGCAAAGAATGCTAATTTCCTCATAAAGGAAGGTGAGAAAGTAAAGAAGCTTGCAGAGCAGTATGCCGAAGCAGCCCAACAGAACCGAAAAAATTGA